From the genome of Roseofilum capinflatum BLCC-M114, one region includes:
- the hpsN gene encoding hormogonium polysaccharide biosynthesis glycosyltransferase HpsN, which yields MSLPFLSVIIPTYGREEPLRDSIQDVLKQDYPHFELIVVDQTAEHKPEVQAFLDEMANSGKIKLFRVSWASLPGARNYAVRRSSGDVVLFIDDDVVLPDGYLMAHARNYDRPEVGAVAGRVFDRMKLGESQDGYTIEDLPPQAFDPGIAWYHIDLVHTTKAQEVISARGCNMSFRRDIFTRYGLEFDERFRGSAVREESDFCLRLRQTGYKIWYDPEANLVHLGEETGGCHDISTRSLEYQITFYHNHFLMGLKNLTVGQQVRFFSKLFDCHVLGHPPCNKSGSPIKIVSRAGFYTMGYLSAWQTRLKTLWKTGQMYSQQDEKWTTSQSV from the coding sequence ATGAGTTTACCTTTTCTTTCTGTAATTATTCCTACCTATGGGCGAGAGGAACCCTTACGGGATAGTATCCAGGATGTCCTTAAGCAGGACTATCCCCATTTTGAGCTGATAGTCGTCGATCAAACCGCCGAGCATAAACCGGAAGTGCAAGCGTTCTTGGATGAGATGGCTAATTCAGGTAAAATTAAGCTGTTTCGAGTCAGTTGGGCGAGTTTACCTGGAGCGCGAAATTATGCAGTACGGCGCTCTAGTGGGGATGTGGTGCTGTTTATTGATGATGATGTGGTGTTACCGGACGGGTATTTGATGGCCCATGCTCGCAATTACGATCGCCCGGAAGTCGGTGCTGTAGCGGGTCGCGTTTTTGACCGCATGAAGTTGGGCGAGTCTCAGGATGGTTACACCATTGAGGACTTACCCCCCCAAGCCTTTGACCCCGGCATCGCTTGGTATCACATTGATTTAGTCCATACCACGAAAGCTCAGGAAGTCATTTCTGCTCGTGGGTGTAATATGTCCTTTCGGCGTGATATTTTTACCAGATATGGACTGGAATTTGATGAGCGATTTCGCGGTAGTGCGGTGCGGGAAGAGTCCGATTTTTGCTTGCGCTTGCGCCAGACCGGATACAAAATCTGGTACGATCCAGAGGCAAATTTGGTGCATTTAGGGGAAGAAACGGGAGGATGTCACGATATTTCGACGCGATCGCTAGAATATCAGATTACCTTCTACCATAACCACTTTCTCATGGGACTCAAAAATTTGACCGTCGGTCAGCAAGTCCGGTTCTTTAGCAAGTTATTTGACTGCCATGTTTTAGGTCATCCTCCCTGCAATAAAAGTGGTTCCCCCATCAAAATTGTCAGTCGCGCAGGGTTCTACACCATGGGTTACTTGAGTGCTTGGCAAACTCGACTCAAAACTCTCTGGAAAACTGGGCAAATGTATAGCCAGCAAGACGAAAAATGGACAACCTCTCAATCGGTTTAA
- the hpsL gene encoding hormogonium polysaccharide biosynthesis protein HpsL: MAKTKLKSKGKAPNPATLVKPPPTKEELAAKKREAANARKKFNGVLGQAIGIGSVFGLIGFAVMGEPSFFVAGLFGIAVLIFSLNYPIQALWAFYIYMPFSGTVVYWVGGGNALLHLAKDAFYIPGLMGIYQYTKRYRLPFLVPKALVPFIFALLAYCIFVILAINTTERIYPGDKPILLGILGLKVFMGYIPLISCGFYMIRGKKELLWITRLTTILAIITCVLCLMQYQMLSSGTCNGTRGAIGDALFKADIEAKCLVGGSLTFSPSQNQIRLPSTLPSPWHWGWYMICSAFFTFATAFCDPSLPWQMAGFVGMGLNFVCSVISGQRIATMLVPVVTIILLVLTGQVANLKRFIPIALGLTLLLGGAAVAFPDVVQERWDSLIGRVGASNPADFIAEQAESSAKRAGLFGNGLGRATNSARAFGRTFLVETWFPKILFELGKPGLTLFLLMVTVLTWETFKSYRSVKDKSLRNFGACFWVFILIISYQTYWYPLDTDPVCVYYWLFAGITLKLPAIDKEEQKKKEELEALLEAQADPKKRKKSKSKSAKSGKNGRKSSKKRR; this comes from the coding sequence ATGGCCAAAACTAAACTCAAATCCAAAGGAAAAGCACCTAATCCAGCAACTCTAGTCAAACCACCGCCAACAAAAGAAGAACTAGCCGCCAAAAAACGCGAAGCCGCCAATGCTCGCAAAAAGTTCAATGGAGTCCTCGGACAGGCGATCGGTATCGGTTCCGTCTTCGGCTTAATTGGATTTGCAGTTATGGGTGAACCCTCATTTTTTGTGGCCGGATTATTTGGTATTGCTGTCCTCATATTTTCCTTAAACTATCCCATTCAAGCTCTGTGGGCATTTTATATTTATATGCCCTTCAGCGGCACGGTCGTCTATTGGGTCGGAGGAGGGAATGCTCTCCTTCACTTAGCCAAAGATGCGTTCTACATTCCCGGATTAATGGGGATCTATCAATATACAAAACGATATCGTTTACCCTTCCTTGTGCCCAAAGCTTTAGTCCCTTTCATATTCGCTTTATTAGCTTATTGTATATTTGTCATCCTTGCTATCAATACAACTGAAAGAATATACCCAGGGGATAAACCGATCTTATTAGGAATTTTAGGTTTAAAAGTTTTCATGGGATATATCCCCCTAATTAGCTGCGGGTTTTATATGATTCGGGGAAAAAAAGAATTGCTCTGGATCACGCGCTTAACCACAATTCTTGCAATTATTACTTGTGTTCTCTGTTTGATGCAATATCAAATGCTGTCATCTGGTACATGCAACGGAACACGCGGTGCGATAGGAGATGCTTTATTTAAAGCGGATATTGAGGCCAAATGTTTAGTGGGAGGTTCTTTAACCTTCAGTCCATCACAAAATCAGATTCGCCTACCAAGTACGTTACCCTCTCCTTGGCACTGGGGTTGGTATATGATTTGTAGTGCCTTTTTTACCTTTGCAACTGCCTTTTGCGATCCTTCTCTTCCCTGGCAAATGGCTGGATTTGTTGGCATGGGTTTAAACTTCGTTTGTTCTGTAATTTCAGGGCAACGAATTGCCACAATGCTTGTACCAGTAGTAACGATTATTTTACTGGTGCTGACGGGTCAAGTTGCCAACCTAAAACGATTTATTCCCATTGCATTGGGATTGACCTTGCTATTGGGAGGTGCTGCTGTAGCATTCCCCGATGTTGTGCAAGAAAGATGGGATAGTTTAATCGGTCGAGTCGGTGCGTCTAACCCCGCCGATTTTATTGCTGAACAAGCAGAAAGTTCTGCCAAGAGAGCCGGTTTGTTTGGCAATGGATTAGGACGTGCAACTAACTCTGCTAGAGCATTTGGGAGGACTTTTTTGGTGGAAACATGGTTTCCAAAAATACTATTTGAACTTGGGAAGCCAGGGCTGACGTTGTTTTTGTTGATGGTTACAGTTCTCACCTGGGAAACGTTTAAATCTTATCGTTCGGTGAAAGATAAAAGCTTACGAAACTTTGGCGCTTGCTTCTGGGTATTTATTTTAATTATTAGTTACCAAACTTACTGGTATCCCCTGGACACTGATCCGGTGTGCGTCTACTATTGGTTGTTTGCTGGCATTACGTTAAAGTTGCCAGCCATTGATAAGGAGGAGCAGAAGAAAAAGGAAGAGTTGGAAGCGCTGCTGGAAGCACAAGCCGATCCGAAAAAACGCAAGAAATCTAAATCTAAATCGGCTAAATCTGGCAAAAATGGGCGTAAATCGAGTAAAAAGAGGAGATAG
- a CDS encoding NAD(P)H-quinone oxidoreductase subunit M: protein MLLKSTTRHIRIFTAVIEKEELNPSENMLTLDVDPDNELNWTDSALKAVYGKFEELVAAYEGQDLTEYNLRRIGSDLEHFVRSLLQKGELSYNLESRAVNYSMGLPQVAVDQ, encoded by the coding sequence ATGCTACTGAAGTCTACGACCCGCCATATCCGCATTTTTACGGCTGTTATTGAGAAGGAGGAACTGAATCCTTCTGAAAATATGCTGACTCTGGATGTCGATCCGGATAATGAGTTGAATTGGACAGATTCGGCGCTGAAAGCGGTCTATGGGAAGTTTGAGGAGTTGGTGGCGGCTTATGAGGGCCAGGATTTGACGGAGTATAATCTGCGTCGGATTGGCTCGGATTTGGAGCATTTTGTGCGATCGCTCCTTCAGAAAGGAGAACTGAGCTATAACCTGGAAAGCCGGGCAGTCAATTACAGCATGGGCTTACCCCAAGTCGCCGTCGATCAATAA
- a CDS encoding NupC/NupG family nucleoside CNT transporter: MNPILNLISALGIVVLCLIAWVGSEDRKVVPWKTIIFGISLQLIIGLLVFVLPTRDLIAQLNNLLNALLDASEAGARFLFGGDTSAFVPDPNRVVGPGPAGRWIARAVGQPYIAIPGDKLGSDNLNPGYIFAFRSLPQVVFFSALVALLYRLNIIQPIVKVFAQIFQKTMKISGAESLSGAANIFVGIESAIAVKPFLAKMTRSEICAILTSCFGSIASSVLGLYAGFLRPVFPSIAGHLVSASIMTIPACFVIAKILVPETGTPETLGKIPEEPEQDPEKRPNPMDSLIMGALDGVKMAVGIAAVIIAILGLVALINMGFDSLSGLPAPVGTVFQVITLQNIMGFLFFPLTMLTGVSLDINEIWQASVIIGRRVFETNVPPYISLANLSRTGAISDRAMLIVSYVLCGFTHFASYGIFVGGLSSLIPERRSEVSSLGFKALWAATLATLMTGCIAGLFDLGNPATLGR, translated from the coding sequence ATGAACCCCATCTTAAACCTAATCTCCGCCCTCGGAATCGTCGTCTTATGTCTGATCGCTTGGGTGGGTTCCGAAGACCGCAAAGTGGTTCCCTGGAAAACCATTATCTTTGGGATTAGTCTACAACTGATTATTGGACTGCTCGTTTTCGTCCTCCCTACCCGCGACCTCATTGCCCAACTCAATAATCTGCTCAATGCCCTCTTAGACGCTTCAGAAGCGGGTGCTCGCTTCCTATTTGGGGGGGATACGTCCGCCTTTGTGCCCGATCCCAACCGGGTGGTTGGCCCGGGGCCAGCCGGACGCTGGATTGCGCGGGCAGTCGGTCAACCCTATATCGCTATTCCCGGCGATAAACTTGGCTCCGATAACCTCAATCCGGGCTATATCTTCGCCTTTCGCTCTCTACCGCAAGTGGTCTTCTTTTCTGCTTTAGTGGCTCTGCTCTATCGATTGAATATTATTCAACCGATTGTGAAGGTGTTTGCCCAAATTTTCCAGAAAACCATGAAAATTAGCGGGGCAGAGTCTTTATCGGGAGCCGCTAATATTTTTGTGGGCATTGAATCGGCGATCGCCGTTAAACCCTTCCTTGCTAAAATGACCCGTAGCGAAATCTGTGCCATTCTCACCAGTTGCTTTGGCTCTATCGCTTCCTCTGTCCTCGGACTCTATGCCGGATTTTTGCGCCCCGTCTTTCCCTCCATTGCCGGTCATTTGGTCTCCGCTTCCATTATGACCATTCCCGCGTGTTTCGTAATTGCCAAAATCCTGGTTCCCGAAACCGGAACACCGGAAACCCTGGGTAAAATTCCCGAAGAGCCAGAGCAAGACCCCGAAAAGCGTCCTAATCCCATGGACAGCCTGATTATGGGAGCCTTAGATGGGGTAAAAATGGCCGTCGGTATTGCCGCCGTCATTATCGCCATTTTGGGCTTAGTCGCCCTAATTAATATGGGATTTGATAGCCTATCCGGATTACCTGCACCAGTCGGTACTGTCTTTCAGGTGATCACTCTGCAAAATATTATGGGCTTCCTGTTCTTTCCCCTGACCATGCTCACAGGAGTTTCCCTAGATATTAACGAGATTTGGCAAGCTTCGGTGATTATCGGTCGTCGGGTGTTTGAAACCAATGTGCCACCCTATATTAGTCTTGCTAATCTTAGCCGCACTGGAGCCATTAGCGATCGCGCCATGCTCATCGTCAGCTATGTTCTCTGCGGCTTTACCCACTTTGCCTCCTATGGCATCTTTGTTGGCGGACTCTCTTCCCTGATTCCCGAACGGCGCTCCGAAGTCTCTTCCCTCGGCTTCAAAGCCTTATGGGCCGCTACTCTCGCCACCCTCATGACCGGTTGTATCGCCGGACTCTTTGACTTGGGTAATCCTGCGACATTAGGACGATAA
- a CDS encoding cytochrome c produces the protein MVLVSVGVIGFSIQYFDRPSPYLKEVLALEGDRVQGHAIFQMNCAGCHGLEANGRVGPSLKGVSEHKSKRRLIEQVISGKTPPMPQFQPSPQVMADLLSYLESL, from the coding sequence CTGGTGCTGGTGTCAGTGGGCGTAATTGGCTTTTCGATCCAGTATTTCGATCGGCCTTCTCCTTACTTAAAAGAAGTCTTGGCTTTGGAAGGCGATCGCGTTCAAGGTCATGCTATTTTCCAAATGAATTGTGCCGGATGTCATGGACTTGAAGCCAATGGCCGAGTGGGGCCAAGTTTGAAAGGAGTTTCAGAGCATAAGTCTAAGCGCCGTTTAATCGAACAAGTGATCAGTGGCAAAACGCCCCCCATGCCCCAATTTCAGCCCAGTCCCCAAGTGATGGCGGATTTATTGAGTTATTTGGAGTCTCTGTAG
- a CDS encoding cation:proton antiporter produces MEGSFEITLLIILTVMSGISAQVLADFLRVPAIVFLLPFGILLGPDGVGLIDPQLLGIGIEVIVALSVALILFEGGLNLELRDLGKVSGSLRNLVTIGTLITLIGGGICAHYLAEFPWGIAFLYASLVVVTGPTVISPLLKHVKVQRPIATLLEGEGVLIDPVGAILAVVVLDIILNGDADPLSIISGLLLRLGIGGAIGALGGWLLGWFLKRSKFLSEDLKNLVVLAGLLGLFGIAQTIRSEAGLMATVVSGIVLRGSSLPEERLLRRFKGQLTMLAVSVLFILLAADLSIASIFALGWGSVWTVLMLMFVIRPLNIWVCTWPSDMNWRQKLFLGWIGPRGIVSASVASLFSILLTQRGISGGDAIKALVFLTIIMTVLCQGLTAGWFASLLQITSTKATGAVIVGISPLSRLIARLFEEQGESVVLIDTNTEACRQAEAEGLRVFVSSALDTAVLEEAGLASMGTFLAMTNNGEVNYVLAQRAVEEFDPPRVYAVFPRDSQGQQHSKSPQKISQAFIPHLPIKIWNQYVDEGKVKLGVTTLKTEGLGFQQAHLQALIRAGELVPILFSRDGRLEVMPASEEWRSGDLIIYLLHDPRPALLKRLSGASQAKRLSVERLPEVEEIPLTQVEPEKILDAVPAESKANPVSEAKAKVG; encoded by the coding sequence ATGGAAGGATCTTTTGAAATCACCCTCTTGATTATCCTCACAGTCATGTCCGGGATTAGTGCCCAGGTGCTGGCAGATTTTCTGCGCGTACCGGCGATCGTCTTCCTGTTGCCCTTTGGGATTTTGTTAGGGCCCGATGGTGTAGGATTAATTGATCCTCAACTGCTCGGTATTGGTATTGAAGTGATTGTGGCCCTTTCGGTTGCCCTAATTTTGTTTGAAGGGGGACTGAATCTTGAACTTCGAGATTTGGGTAAAGTTTCTGGAAGTTTGCGGAATCTGGTCACCATTGGCACTTTGATTACGTTGATTGGTGGGGGTATCTGTGCCCATTACTTGGCTGAATTCCCTTGGGGAATTGCCTTTTTATATGCTTCTTTGGTCGTGGTGACCGGGCCGACAGTCATTTCTCCCTTGCTCAAGCATGTGAAAGTGCAGCGGCCGATAGCAACCCTGTTGGAAGGAGAAGGGGTCTTAATCGATCCGGTAGGGGCGATCTTGGCGGTGGTGGTTTTGGATATTATCCTCAATGGGGATGCCGATCCACTTTCTATTATCAGTGGGTTATTGCTGCGCCTAGGCATTGGTGGGGCGATCGGTGCTTTGGGGGGCTGGCTACTGGGTTGGTTTCTCAAGCGCAGTAAGTTTTTGTCTGAAGACTTAAAAAACTTAGTGGTTTTGGCCGGGTTGTTAGGACTGTTTGGCATTGCCCAAACCATTCGCTCCGAAGCCGGACTCATGGCCACCGTTGTCTCTGGGATTGTTCTCCGGGGGTCTTCCCTGCCAGAGGAGCGGTTATTACGGCGGTTTAAGGGCCAACTGACCATGTTGGCGGTTTCCGTCTTATTTATTCTATTAGCTGCTGATTTATCGATCGCCAGTATCTTTGCTTTGGGTTGGGGCAGTGTCTGGACTGTCTTGATGCTCATGTTCGTCATTCGACCCCTGAATATTTGGGTCTGTACCTGGCCCAGTGACATGAATTGGCGACAAAAGTTATTTTTGGGTTGGATCGGCCCTAGAGGAATTGTTTCTGCCTCCGTTGCTTCCTTATTCTCAATTTTATTAACTCAACGGGGCATAAGCGGGGGAGATGCCATTAAAGCCTTGGTGTTTTTGACGATTATTATGACCGTCTTATGCCAAGGTCTAACGGCAGGATGGTTCGCCAGCTTGTTACAAATCACCTCAACGAAAGCCACGGGAGCCGTCATTGTCGGGATTAGTCCCTTGAGTCGGTTAATAGCTCGCTTGTTTGAGGAACAAGGGGAGTCTGTGGTTCTAATCGACACGAATACAGAAGCCTGCCGTCAAGCGGAAGCAGAAGGGTTGCGAGTGTTTGTTAGTAGTGCCCTGGATACGGCCGTTCTAGAGGAAGCGGGACTCGCTTCCATGGGGACATTTTTGGCCATGACCAATAATGGTGAAGTGAATTATGTCTTGGCTCAACGGGCGGTAGAAGAGTTCGATCCCCCTAGGGTGTATGCAGTGTTTCCCCGTGATTCCCAGGGACAGCAACATTCTAAGAGTCCCCAGAAGATTTCCCAGGCATTTATTCCCCACCTGCCGATTAAGATTTGGAATCAGTATGTAGACGAGGGGAAGGTGAAGTTGGGGGTAACGACGCTGAAAACGGAAGGGTTAGGGTTTCAACAGGCCCATTTACAAGCCCTGATCCGGGCTGGGGAGTTGGTTCCGATTTTGTTCTCTAGGGATGGCCGCTTGGAAGTGATGCCTGCGTCGGAAGAGTGGCGCAGTGGCGATCTGATTATTTATTTGCTCCACGATCCGAGACCCGCTCTGTTGAAGCGTTTGTCAGGCGCTTCTCAGGCCAAGCGGTTATCGGTGGAGCGCCTGCCGGAAGTGGAGGAAATCCCCCTGACTCAGGTGGAACCGGAAAAGATTTTAGATGCTGTCCCGGCTGAATCGAAAGCTAACCCGGTTTCAGAGGCAAAGGCGAAGGTGGGATAG